tgaatattactttctttgtcataggacaccataagcgatatcctttgactccagaagtaattcccataaaaatagccttctttgcccttggatccaattttgactccgtcacatgataatatgcagttgagccaaacacgtgcaaagagttataatctacagcaggttttccgtaccatttttcaaatggtgttttgccatcaatagcagcagatggtagacgattaatgaggtggcatgcatatgtaattgcctcagcccaaaattctttgcccaagccagcattggacaacatacaccgtaccttctccagcaaggtccggttcatacgttctgccactccattctgttgtggtgtatgtctaacagtgaagtgtcggatgatgccatcattttcacagaccttattgaaatgatcatttttgtattcacctccattgtctgtgcgaatacacttgattctcctgcctgtctgattttccaccatcgtcttccatttgagaaaaattcccaacacttcatctttgctcttcattgtatacacccatactcttcgggaaaaatcatcaacaaaggttacaaaatagtgcttcccacccaatgaaggtgttttggaaggaccccaaacatcagagtgtacataatccaaaatgcctttagtattatggatcgctgtaccaaatttaacccttgtctgtttccctttaacacaatgctcacaaaactccaagttgcaagcctttactccttttaacaatccttgatctgatagagttttcaaggattttcctccagcatgtcccaagcgcatgtgccatagcttggttgcttctgcctctttgtcgtcactggatgttactgtcgctgtcccaataactgtactgccacgatagcggtacatattattattcttccgattagccttcattaccactagtgcaccggagcatactctcatcactccattttctgcaatgattttgaacccttttgattctagggctcccacagagatgagattcttctttaaatccggtacatatcgaacatctatcaatgttctgatcattccatcatggttccttaatcgtattgaaccaatgccatatgaggtaagagggctgttatccgctgtgtggatgactccatattctccttcttgaaattccatgaaccagtccctgttgggacacatatgatagctacaagccgagtccatcaaccatatgtctgatgatgttgatgactctgttgtaactaatgagaagtctgaatcatcacaatcagctacatttgaatccataatggcctttccattgttatgtttggccttattcttcaacttcggacagtctttcttccagtgccctttttctcgacaaaaggcacattcatctttgctgggtctggatcttgacttggatcttcccttctttgtcctcgtttgattttgaggatgacccctcacaaatagtgcttctccttctccgcccttctgtttttctcgctttctttgttcatagctgtacaaagccgaacaaacttctctgagagaaacttcgtcatttccatggagtagagtagtttcaaggtgctcgtactcatcaggaagtgacgccaacaacatcaaggccaagtcaccatcatcataagttgtatccatattttgcaaatctgtaaccaacttattgaaactggtgatatgttcattcatcgtggtaccaggaacataggtgaagtgaaacagtctcttcttcatgtacaatttattttgactgtttttcttcaaaaatttatcctccagtgctttccataatttacttgcagaagtttcctttgtgtatggatatttctgctctctagcaaggtaggatcgaatggtaccgcaagcaacacggttgataattctccaatcttcttctccaataacatctggtttcttttcttcaatggccagatctagcccttgttgaaaaaggacatctagaacctcgccttgccacatcccaaaatgtccggacccgtcaaatatttcgaccgcaaatttcgcatttgacacaattcttgtcataagcgaagatgccaatgatgacgtattgttgacacttgatgtagattcttcttgtttattgtctcccatctttgacacaaatattatttaatagctgacgacacaaatcaagattatttcctttctggtgtggaagatcagactaagctgcaaccacagagcatactcagacagaaccttgactcagttaccaagataaatcttttctgatgtggaagatcagactatgctgcaaccacagagcatacttagacagtaccttggctctgataccaattgttgcggaagccaaatgtatatagtgtgaataagtcacaactactataccaaaaattatgacagccaccaaataataaataagacaataaaacaacaataaagggaacaccagaatttacgaggttcggctaattttgcctactcctcggacacaaccaaatattttattccactccaaaaatacaagtgaaataatactaaagagagaagatacaaatgccttaaacagatgagaaggcaaatgagaggtgtgtttcaatcctaaacattaggccttcttttataggggaaaaatccctccaaacttaactcccaaccaatgtgggactttggcattttgccaaacttcaacaggcACACCTTACAGAATGTCCAAGAGCCTCTCTTTTATTCATTGTATCATGGATTGTGAATTGGTGGATGCAGGTTATTCTGGATCAAATTTTACCTGATGTAATGGTTGGTGTCCTAAAAGAAGAATTTGGCAAAGATTAGATAGGGTTCTAGTTAATAATGACTGGTTAAATCTTTTTGATGTTACAACAGTCACTCACCTAGAGAGAACATGATCTGATCACTTACCTCTATTGACTCATGTTCGATCAAAATAGTCTGAACGTATTAAATACTTTAAGTTTCTGAATTTTTGGACCGAGAAAACTGGATTTATGGATGTGGTGGATCAGGCATGGAGAGAAGAGGTTTATGGATCTCCTTTGCAGAAGTTCCATATGAAGTTGAAAAATACTTGCAAAAATTTATCAGCTTGGTCAAAGAACACTATTGGTAATATTTTTGATAATGTTAAGGTATTGGAAGGAAGAGTTGCAGAACTTGAAGAATTGTCCATCTTAGATAACTCAGCTACTAATAGGGCTGAGTTGAACTAAGTGAATGCAGAGCTAATTAGAGCTACTAAAAAGGAGGAGGAATATTAGAGACAAAAATCTAGAATTAAATGGTTTGTTGAAGGTGAAATCAATTCGAGATTCTTCCACTCTATGGTTAATGGGAAGAGGAGGAGACTAactttaaagaaaatgaagaaagaggATGGTAACTGGATTGAAGGAGATGACGATATTGCTGATGAAGCTATCATATTTTTCCAAAAACAGTTTACCAGGGAGGAGCATCTTGTGGACCTGTCATTGCTACAATTGATTCTAAGGGTGATTGACGGAGATGACAATGAAAAGCTGTCTGCCCCACCAACACTGGAAGAAATAAAAGATATTATCTTTTCTATGAGCATTCACAATGCTCCTGGGCCTGACGGAATATCTGGGAAGTTCTACCAATCATGTTGAGAAATCATAAAGGAGGATTTACTACTAATGGTACTTGATTTTTTTGCAGGTACTGAAATTCCGAAGGCATTCACTCATACTTGCCTTACTCTCATTCCTAAGGTGAAACACCCTCAACAATTTACCGAGTTAAGACCTATAAGTCTTGGAAATTTCTCTTGCAAGATTATTTCAAAGTTGATGAATCAAAGACTATGTCCATATATGCAGAAACTGATATCACCATCTCTAACTGGATTCATTAAAGGAAGGTCCATCACTGATAACATCATTTTAACTCAAGAAATGGTGCATAATATTAAACAACCATCATTAGCTGGCAATGTCGTAATGAAGCTAGACATGGCTTAGGCGTATGACAGACTTTCATGGGAATACTTATGCCAAGTATTGAGGCAGATGGGGTTTAATGAAGTATGGATTGATAGAGTTAGAAGACTGATCTCAAATGTATGGTAATCTATCAACATAAATAGATCAAGGAAGGGTTTTTTTTAAATCAAGTAGAGGGATCAGGCAAGGAGATCCTCTATCACCTTCTCTATTTATTATTTGAGCTGAACTCTTATCTAGACTGATGGATTCTTTACTGATTGAAGGTTTTAATCCTTTTTTATGTGATAAGAAAGGACCTACTCTCACACACCTGTGCTATGTAGATGATACAATATTGTTCTCATCTAGAGATCTTCTATCTCTGAAGTTAATGATGTCAAAGTTGGAGGCATATGAGAAGATTTCTGGGCAAATGGTGAACAGACAGAAGTCTGCCTTTTATGTTCCTCCTAATTTCAATGGTATCAAAATATGTGATATTAGGAACATTTTGTGTTGTCCTCACTATCAATTCCCAATGCAATACCTTGGTTGTCCTATTTATGCTGGGAGGAAGAAGGTGGTTTATTTCAATGGCATGGTGGCCAAATTCTCTAACAGGTTGAAAGGGTGGCCGGGTAAACTTCTCTCTTTTGGTGGTAAAGTTGTATTGATAAAATCGATTCTCACTGGCACTGCTTTACCTCTTCACCTTTTTTCTGTGTTGCATCCCCCTAAAACTGCTTTACTTCAAGCTGAAAAGATTATGGCTAGTTTTTTTTGGGGAAAGGATAATGACAAAAAGAAGCACCACTGGATAACATGGGAAAAACTTTGTTTTCCTACTATGGAAGGTGGGGTGGGGTTCAGGTCTTTACAGGATATATGTAATGCTTTTGCGGCTAAAATATAGTGGAATTTCAGGAGCCAGAAATCTCTGTTGAAGGAATTTCTAGAGGCTAAATACTGCAAAATCAAGCATTCTGTTGCTAGGAAAAGTTCTTATGACCTGTCTCATAGTTGGAGAAGATTAATGAGCATCAAGAAGGAGGCTGAGAAATATGTGTTCTGGAGGATTGGCAAAGGGAATATTTCACTCTGGTGGGATAATTGGACCGGAAAGGGATCTTTGGCCAAGTGTATTATTCGCAGTAATGCATCAAAAAATATTAAGGTCCAGGATTTTATTAAAAATGGGAGATGGAACCAGGAAAAGTTGCACTCTGTCCTACCGCCAAATCTGGTAAGTTCTATTCTATCTATCCAAATTAGGGAGGACAAGGAAGACTATCCAGTGTGGACTTTGAACCATACTGGATCTTTTTCATGTAGATCAGCCTAGGAATAATTAAGAAAGTACAGAACCAGGACTTTTACAAATAATGATATGGCAAAAGAAATTGCCCTTCAAAGTTTTTTTTTATCATGAAAAGACTACTTCAAGGAAGATTACCCACTGATGAAATGATCCATAGACTTGGAATTATTGTCCCCTCTaaatgttgttgttgttccaagcATGAAGAAGAAACTAGTCACCACTTGTTTTGTGAGAGTCAAATTTCAAGACAAGCGTGTGCGTACTTTACTAATTGTTGTGGAGTTAAAATAAGTCAGGGAGACATAAGGCAAATGGCTATAGGATGGTGGTTAACTATAGTTAATAATGGAGTTCATGCTACTTTAATTCAATGCTTACCTTCTGTTATCTCCTGAGAAATATGGAAGAGTAGGTGCAAAGCCAAGTTTGAAGGGATAAATATGTCTGCTAGAATCATCATTCAGCAGGTGTGCAGATTTATGATTTTGCTTTTAAATTGTAAATTCCCGAAGCTACGGCTGCCTCAGTCATGGATGGAAATGTGTCTAGCAGCCGAGAGGGTACAATAGGTAATATCTAGCCAAATTATGAGATGGACCAAGCCAAGGACAGGCTGCTTTAAGTTAAATACAGACGGATGTAGCAAAGGTAATCTAGGAAACTCCGGTGGCGGAAGCGTAATTAGAGATGCAAATGGGGATTTTATTTGTGCTTTTGCTGGTTCTATGGCCATTGCAGTAACAATATGGCTGAAGCAAAGGCAATACTAAAAAGAATACTTCTGTGTAGGGATAGAATTAAAGGCAATATTATTGTAGAATCTTATTCATTGTTTCATGTTACTTTGATTAACAACAAACTGAAACCACCTTGGGAGATAAGACTAATTTTGGAGCATATTCAAGAGATATCATATGATGAATGTTTTACTTTTGTTCACATATACAGAGAAGTTAATATGGTGGCCGATATGTTGGCAAATTTGGGAGAGAGTTTGAAGGATCATGTGGTTTTCAATAGCTTGACAAATTGTCCGCACCATGTTAGAGCTGTTGTATTGTTGGATAGAGAAGGCATACCAAACTTTAGATTCAAGCCAAAAAGGAATCAATTTGTTGTTAATGATGTTTCCAATGGATAAAATAGTTTTTTGTATATTCTTAGAATCAGTAGGATTATCATCTTTTTGGTGAAATATTTTGTAGTCAAAATGTAATGGAGAGGATCTCCCAAACTAGGCAGATTAGATTTGAGCAGTAGACCTCAAGGATGATGCATATCATTCTTTATTATGTACTGGGGGCTAAAGGATACATCCTCTTCCATGTTTTACTGCTTTTCGATTATATACAGGTAGGGGTTCATGCCTAAAAACCCCATCGCCATGATGGATGctttgaatttaaaaaaaaaattatgtaccctacgattttttttaaaaaattgaatAAGAATTTTACTCTATGGTGAATATAGaaaataattgaattggattctcttgctaaaCAATTAATTAAAGATTTAGTTATCTggttttcacataaaaataatttattctatgttgattcagatctctttttttgaatatttaatcttaattataattttatccaccataatttttattttcaaagagtaaaagatTTATATAATATTTCACTTTTAGATTTTTATGTTTGTATAATCATTAGTGGTATTGGCTCTTACCAACCATTTTTTTCTatttctcacacatttatattcttaaatattttttagttgttgtttaataatTGGTTATTTTCACTATTACATGAAGAATTGATAAAAAATTATTTGAGtaggaaaataatttaaatataatataaaaatatattatcgtGGGAGTATTTCttttcctcaatttcaactctttatgcagtccatttaatattacttttattttttattcatatTGGATATTATAGAGTTGTAATATATTGCCAATACAGAGGATtcttatgaaattaattttattaaatcatatttttaataataatttaatagataaaattttattaattttaaatcttaaatattaaaaattagcatATAAGGTATTATAGTCCAAAAAATAGGGTATTGCAGTTATGTCCTTTCCCTATGAGTTTTTCCGTTTTAGGGCTATTTTGAaatattaatattgtatttatgTTTTTACAATAATACAAGCTCTCATTTTTCTAAATGGATTTGGACAACATAAtacattctcaaattaaattagtaataggacaTTATAATACATTTTCGAATTAAATAAGTAACATGAATTTTTAAGAAATATATCCTAAAAGTAAAGGATTACATGACTAAAGATATTTACTTGTTCAATTTTATATGAATTAGACAGTccgaaagtaattatactaataggattcctaacgtgtagtattatgtcctaacTCTAATAGGATTATGAGGCTAATtgtgagcatgtaatttttgccctatatgaattactcctataatccaagaaaatagattttttccaattatttgctaTTTTATAggaatttattaattatttgcatttttagtgcacatttaatttttattaaaattatgaaaatgccaaaataccatgcattgtatttaggttttgtttttacaCCTTTaggattaattatttaattatttattttatttaaaaatgaaaaatacaaaaaagtcccatttttacatttttaccttttaatttttagattattgattttacccttttaatttaggattaagtaatttttataattaggtaATTGGTTAGTTTTACAATTTAGTTTAACTTagaaatttaatttaggattttttttaattaaaaaaaaagaaaagaaaagaaaagggaaaaataggAATAAGAAATTAAAAGGGGGTTTTAAAATTTTTGAACTTGGGCTATTCCTTTAAGCCAAAACCAGCACCAATTTTAAACCAAACCCATCCCAAACCCCAGGCCCAAAATTCCTTACCCGTTCCGCCCCTTTTGCatccaaaacgaccccgttttgttCCCATTcaatcacgaccgttggatcttTATGATCCAATGATTCCGAACTCACTGCCTACTAACTATATTACTATCCAAACCCACCCCTAACCCCAGAAACACTCCTCATTTCACAACCTACTTTGTCTctaaccccaaaccctagccgcccctaaaTTCCTCGTCGTCTCCGCCGCCAAccgccaccggaaatcgcctcacggcgttTTTGACACCCCAAACACCACCAATTTAACACCCAGTAACCCCCGTCCCttcctcttcccaaatcccttAACCATTTTCCCCAAATCCTCATCAAAActttcgaatcttaaatctaagatCGATGCCCAAAAATCCTAACTTCTCTAAATCAACCCAAAACTTCACCAtgccacctcctcctcctcctcttcccaaatatccctttggttcccctcgaatcaCCCTTAATCCTATAGAATCTTAAATCTAAGATTCCAAAAAAACCCTAGTTTCCCTTTATTCTTTTCTCGGTCAGTATTTGGAATATGTGAACCCAAACATCTATTAATTGATTGTTCTTGTTAAGAACAACCAATTAATGGTTGTATAAGTTCATGAGTGCTTCATTTAGAGTAATTCATCAACTGGTCCGGTCCAAAACAGCCCAAGgtatttcttttccatttttttgttttctttctttcttttctt
This sequence is a window from Nicotiana sylvestris chromosome 3, ASM39365v2, whole genome shotgun sequence. Protein-coding genes within it:
- the LOC138888303 gene encoding uncharacterized protein; translation: MVNGKRRRLTLKKMKKEDGNWIEGDDDIADEAIIFFQKQFTREEHLVDLSLLQLILRVIDGDDNEKLSAPPTLEEIKDIIFSMSIHNAPGPDGISGKFYQSCTEIPKAFTHTCLTLIPKKLISPSLTGFIKGRSITDNIILTQEMVHNIKQPSLAGFNPFLCDKKGPTLTHLCYVDDTILFSSRDLLSLKLMMSKLEAYEKISGQMVNRQKSAFYVPPNFNGIKICDIRNILCCPHYQFPMQYLGCPIYAGRKKVVYFNGMVAKFSNRLKGWPGKLLSFGGKVVLIKSILTGTALPLHLFSVLHPPKTALLQAEKIMASFFWGKDNDKKKHHWITWEKLCFPTMEGGVGFRSQKSLLKEFLEAKYCKIKHSVARKSSYDLSHSWRRLMSIKKEAEKYVFWRIGKGNISLWWDNWTGKGSLAKCIIRSNASKNIKVQDFIKNGRWNQEKLHSVLPPNLISLGIIKKVQNQDFYK
- the LOC138888304 gene encoding uncharacterized protein gives rise to the protein MAEAKAILKRILLCRDRIKGNIIVESYSLFHVTLINNKLKPPWEIRLILEHIQEISYDECFTFVHIYREVNMVADMLANLGESLKDHVVFNSLTNCPHHVRAVVLLDREGIPNFRFKPKRNQFVVNDVSNG